From the genome of Methanoregula boonei 6A8:
CTACCCGATCGGAGAACACCTATGCCAGGAACAAGGAAGAGTACCGGTTCTGCCGGAAAAAAACCAGCATCGCGGGCAAAACCCCCGGCCACATCATCGGCCCGGCCAAAGAAAGCAGCGGCGGCAACAACTACTGTTGCTGCAAAGAAGAGTCCTGTTGCAAAAAAGACCAAAGCCGGCTCAGCAAAACCGGGAACAAAATCCCCGGCAAAAAAGATCCCGGCGTACAAACTGAAGCGGTACCGGTGCAGGCTCTGCGGCTATGTGTACTCGCCGCTCCGCGGGGAACCACATAACGGTATCCCGGCAGGTACCCCCTTTGAAGACCTTCCCGAGGATTACGTCTGCCCGGTCTGTGGGTACGAGGGCAGGGGAAAGATTGGGAAATGGGGTTTTGACGAATGGGCTCCCACCCGGTACATCTGCTCCATCTGCGGGTACGTGTACGATGAGAAACGCGGCGAACCGCACCGGGGCATCAAACCCGGCACAAAATTTGACGACCTTCCGGATGATTACAAATGTCCTGTCTGTGCCCAGGATCCCAAGATCAATGTCCAGTTCGGAAAAGTACTCAAGCAAGGATTCGAGCCGCTCTACACGGGGTAGAGACACTGGGACGTCTCCCTGTCCAAACTCCTTTTTTCTTTTACCCCGTGTAAAATCCCGGGTGTGAACGGCGTATCTTAATATCTTATACATCCATGCTGAATGTGCATACATAAACGCGCACGATCCCACGTGTGCGGGGTGCCAGATGCACAACAGTCAGGATCCGGTGATGCAGCAGAAACGCGAGGTGCTCGCCCGGTTCCTTGGCGTAGGTACAGCTGATCTCCGCGTCTCGAACGGGCACCTGTACGGGTTTAAGGCATTTTTCTATGGTAATGATGCTGCATACCTGGTGCTCTCTGATGCAGAGGCCACCAGGGCGGCAGAAAACTCCGTGCAGGAAAAGCTCTGGCTGATCTGCCTGGAATCCCTCTTTGCCTATTTTGATATCGATTCCACACCTCCGGATCTGGTAGGAAAGATAAAGACAAAGGAGATCCGGCAGGCAAACGAGGAGATCAAAAAGCTGATCCATCACACCTGCGGGATGGAGCCGCTCAAAAAACGGATGCTTGCCTTTGGCAACCGCAAGAACCTGCTTGCCGATTACGATCAGGCCGAGCATTACCTGGACGGTTTTTTCATATACCGGTTGTATTGATTACTGTCAGCCTTAGATGTACCCGCTGCGGCGGGGGCTTCGCATTACTGTCAGAAGCGCGGGCCGTCTCTTTCCTCTATGACCATTCACCGGCCATTTTATTATGAATGGGACACAGGTTCTCTATTGATACGATATGGACACTGCGGCCCTGCTTGAGGAAGCGCATCGACTTGCCCGGATCGGGCGGTACAACGAAGCCCTTGCGGAATATGATAAGGCTCTTGAATCCGACCCTTCGAATACCACGGCCCTTGAGCGGAAAGGCGGGGTCTTTTATGCTCTTGGGAGGCACGAAGATGCCCTCGCCTGCTATGACCGTGCACTTGCGATAAACCCCCACCTCCTGACAACGTGGTACGAGAAGGGGTATACCCTGCGCAAGATCGGCCGGTACGTGGAAGCGATCACCTGTTTTGAGCAGGCACTTGCCCTTGACCCGGAGTACATGCTCGCCCTTGCAAACAAAGGGTACGCATTAAACGAACTCGGGCGGTTCGACCAGGCGCTTGCCTGTTTTGAGCGCCTTCTTGAAACGAGTCCAAGCAATATCCGGGCGATGACGGCAAAGGGCATTGCCCTGACAGGTCTCGGGCGTAACAAGGAGGCACTCGCCACGTTCGACCAGGCAATCGGTCTCAATGCGATCAATTCCTTTGTCTGGCAGCACCGGGCCGAGGCCCTGCGCAGGCTTGGGCGGACAGCGGAAGCCGAAGAGAGCCTCCGTCATATATCCGGAACATAATCCCGGATAGAACGAAGGCCGCGCACAAAAGAACCGGTTTTTCCTTTTTTGATCAAAGGCAAAAACCGATAATTTACCGGAGATTGTTGTTAACCGGCAAAAAATTATTTGTGTGTGTCATCAAATTTTTGGGATTTGTCACTGCCTTTCGTGCAGAATTGCATGTGAGATACCCCTGCTTGTTTCCCAAGATCGCAGGTCGGACATTTACAATTCTTGGATACAGAGAACTGAAAGCTTGATCCATGCGAGCAATAGGAATTTTCATTTGCCGTTTTCGCGCCATTGGTAAACGACGTGCATGTGTTACAGATACATGAAGCCATTGTTTTCCTCACCTACTCTCCCGATGTCATAACTGAGACAACGGGTATATGTTTCAGAAACGACAGGTTGGCTGAAACATGAAGAGAAATTTAATTATAAATATTTAAATTCAGCTTATTTTTATTACAGCATTTCTTTAATTAACTTAATTCACAAAACAAAATATTTATTATTCAATGATAAAATAAATTAAAATAATATTGTAAATTATCTTTATGTTGTGATGTGAACATCTCAACGATAGTATGGAGACCACCCATAAAATCCAGATTTCAATCTCTGCACTTATTCTAGCCATTGCTATTGCATCTTTTCTTTTTGGCTCAGGTGCCATGACCCGGCTTATGAGTACCGGTCCTCCTGCACAAATCTCCCAGAATGCTACAGAGAAAAACATAATTGTGGGTGTGTGGCAACTAAACTCATCGAGCCATTCTCCGGATAAGGACAAAGATCAGGATCCGGACCAAGATCAGGTCCGTACCAATTTGGTGGAAAACTGGACATTTTATCCGGATGGGACATTTGCGGAAAGCCACACTTCAGTGGGCAGCGATATGCCTCCCATTTACGACAACGGGATATGGACGTATCTGGGTAACAGCAGTTATGTTGTTTCAATGAATGGAGAAGAGATGCATCTGATCAGAACAGGAAACATTCTGACAAATGAAGACGACCAGTGCGTTTTCAACCGGATCGAATCCTGAATTATGCATACGAACACACTTCTGACAGACTCCATTCCGCCAAAACGTCCGCAAAAAAAAGTTTGATACCCGGTTGTCCGGGACTCAGATGAGTTTAAAGATGGGGTGGCTTTCTGATTTGCATTCAACGCCGAGCTGGCGGGTGGCCTCAAGGACCGTGATATCCGTATAGGCCTGCGCGGTGATCATTGCTTCGACGTTTTCGATAGGTCCGTACATAATGAGGTCGGCACCGAGCGTGCTTGCAATCATGTTGCAGCCGATATCGGGTGCGGACCAGGCTGCCTGCCTCATACCGTCCATGCCGCCAATATAGTGGTGGCCCATCTGTTCGAGGAGCGCATCCTTGCCCTTGTAGCCTGCTGCCTGAACTGAGGGAGTCTTGCTTGTTCCCTTCCAGCGCTTGAGCCAGGTCCAGGAGACCGTCATGTTGTGGTATGCACCACCGGTTGGCAGGCCGTGGATCGCTTTGCAGGCGAGGATCTCACGGTAGGAACCACCGGAGCCAAGACCGAGCGGGGTCGCTGCGGTATCGAGGATCGGGCGGGTGATACCGCACTCTTCTGCGATCTGGAGCATACCCTTGGTCTGTCCTGCGACACCGCCTTCGGTGAGCACCTTTTCACGGCCGGCAACGGACGGGTCGCCGGGGTTGAACGCGAGCACAATGGCTGCGTCAACGTCACTGTTCTTTAAGGCCTCGACGTTCTCGGGCGGGATCGAACCGTTGATCGAGTTGTAGATCGCACGGTGTGCAAGCCCGACCTCGGTCACATACTTGCATGCGTGAGCGAGCGCCTTGGGGGCTGACGAGTCCATCAGGAACGCAGTCTTGTTGTCGATGCTGTCGAACCAGCTGAAATAGCTCTCGAATGCCTCTCCGTATTCCGCAATGATCTGGATGAAATGCGGAACACCGGTCAGATCAGAGAGTTCCTGACAGCGGTTCCAGAGTGCCTCTGCCTTTACCTTGTCGATCTTTCCCGTGTGGTCGTCAAGGACAATCTCCTGCTTGTTGTAGAAGATCGAAGCACCTAATACGGTCGGGTATTCGCCAGGCTGGCCACCAATTTTGGTGCCGTTGAAGTCCCAGACCTTCTGTTCTTTCTCAAACTTGAACATGTTTATTACACCTCATTACACCAATGCCATCAATTTCTGGAGCATGAACAGCAGCATGACAAATACGACAAGTCCAGCGACGAGGCCGTACAGTATGCCGATATCTCTCCCGATCTTTCGTCCAACACGCTGTGCCACTTCAGCATCCACGAACTCGAGTCTCTTCTCGATCTTGTCGAGTCTCTTCTCGATCTCGAGGAACTGGGGGTTTGCCCCCGCTGCAGCGACTTCAGCACCGCCGGCTGCTGCTTCCTTGACCTCTACAACGAGGGGGTCAGCGGCGAACGCGCCGGGGTCTTTGGCCTTGAGTTCATTGATCTTGGCCTTGATGGCGTTCAGGTCCTCGGTCTCCATGATATTGACAATGGAAACCTGCTCCTGGAAGCGCTTGATAGCCGCGTCATTGAGATTTTCAATGAAGGGGATAGCGCCTTCGGCACCGACGATTCTTCCGTCTTTGACACCGCCCTTGTGGAGGGCTACAAGAGACTGGGCCGAAAGGTGGCCCTTGACTTCGGTACCACAGAGGAGCACGAACCTGATGTTGGGGTTGGCGATGTAGTTGGCGATGACCTTTTCCAGGCCGAGATTCTCGGTCTTACAGGAACCGCACATCGCAGCGCCGGCATCGCAGATACCCTGTTCATCGAGGTGGGATCCCATGGTGATAACAGCGACTGGGCTGTTTGCATCTCCGGAGTGGAAGTCGCCTTTGACAAGCGGCCATCCAGTTGCGGGTGATTTCTTATCTGCCATTTGTCTTCACCTCAGATCAGTAACGCCGGCACCACGATCAGGATCACCGCGACGAGCAGTCCCGCAACAAATGCGATAAGGCCGTTTGTTGAACTGGCCGACTCGACTTTGTTGGTTCGTGCAAGGATCTGCGATTTATAGCGGACGTTCTCGACCATATTGTCGATTGCGACCATCCTGACTGGTCCTGCAGATTTTTCTTCTTCTGCCATCTTTTTCACCCCACCCACATGAATCCGATCAGGGCAAACGAGACGATCAGGCCGATCATAAGCCCCTCGATCTTCCCTGCATAGACACCAGCGGCAAACCTGTCGCGGTACCCGATGTCAGTGACCATCTTCTCGATGACCTTGATGCGTGCGGTAATGAGTGCCATCTCGCCGGAGATCGGGCGGACTTCCCCGCCTGCCTCTTCGCCACCGCCGGCTGCTGCTTCCTTGACCTCTACAACGAGGGGGTCAGCGGCGAACGCGCCGGGGTCTTTGGCCTTGAGTTCATTGATCTTGGCCTTGATGGCGTTCAGGTCCTCGGTCTCCATGATATTGACAATGGAAACCTGCTCCTGGAAGCGCTTGATAGCCGCGTCATTGAGATTTTCAATGAAGGGGATAGCGCCTTCGGCACCGACGATTCTTCCGTCTTTGACACCGCCCTTGTGGAGGGCTATGAGAGACTGGGCCGAAAGGTGGCCCTTGACTTCGGTACCACAGAGGAGCACGAACCTGATGTTGGGGTTGGCGATGTAGTTGGCGATGACCTTTTCCAAGCCGAGGTTCTCGGTCTTACAGGAACCGCACATCGCAGCGCCGGCATCGCAGATACCCTGTTCATCGAGGTGGGAACCCATGGTGATAACCGCAACGGGGCTGT
Proteins encoded in this window:
- the mtrA gene encoding tetrahydromethanopterin S-methyltransferase subunit A, whose product is MADKKSPASGWPLVKGDFHSGDANSPVAVITMGSHLDEQGICDAGAAMCGSCKTENLGLEKVIANYIANPNIRFVLLCGTEVKGHLSAQSLIALHKGGVKDGRIVGAEGAIPFIENLNDAAIKRFQEQVSIVNIMETEDLNAIKAKINELKAKDPGAFAADPLVVEVKEAAAGGGEEAGGEVRPISGEMALITARIKVIEKMVTDIGYRDRFAAGVYAGKIEGLMIGLIVSFALIGFMWVG
- a CDS encoding tetratricopeptide repeat protein — protein: MDTAALLEEAHRLARIGRYNEALAEYDKALESDPSNTTALERKGGVFYALGRHEDALACYDRALAINPHLLTTWYEKGYTLRKIGRYVEAITCFEQALALDPEYMLALANKGYALNELGRFDQALACFERLLETSPSNIRAMTAKGIALTGLGRNKEALATFDQAIGLNAINSFVWQHRAEALRRLGRTAEAEESLRHISGT
- the mtrA gene encoding tetrahydromethanopterin S-methyltransferase subunit A; protein product: MADKKSPATGWPLVKGDFHSGDANSPVAVITMGSHLDEQGICDAGAAMCGSCKTENLGLEKVIANYIANPNIRFVLLCGTEVKGHLSAQSLVALHKGGVKDGRIVGAEGAIPFIENLNDAAIKRFQEQVSIVNIMETEDLNAIKAKINELKAKDPGAFAADPLVVEVKEAAAGGAEVAAAGANPQFLEIEKRLDKIEKRLEFVDAEVAQRVGRKIGRDIGILYGLVAGLVVFVMLLFMLQKLMALV
- a CDS encoding rubredoxin, with the protein product MPGTRKSTGSAGKKPASRAKPPATSSARPKKAAAATTTVAAKKSPVAKKTKAGSAKPGTKSPAKKIPAYKLKRYRCRLCGYVYSPLRGEPHNGIPAGTPFEDLPEDYVCPVCGYEGRGKIGKWGFDEWAPTRYICSICGYVYDEKRGEPHRGIKPGTKFDDLPDDYKCPVCAQDPKINVQFGKVLKQGFEPLYTG
- the mtrH gene encoding tetrahydromethanopterin S-methyltransferase subunit H — encoded protein: MFKFEKEQKVWDFNGTKIGGQPGEYPTVLGASIFYNKQEIVLDDHTGKIDKVKAEALWNRCQELSDLTGVPHFIQIIAEYGEAFESYFSWFDSIDNKTAFLMDSSAPKALAHACKYVTEVGLAHRAIYNSINGSIPPENVEALKNSDVDAAIVLAFNPGDPSVAGREKVLTEGGVAGQTKGMLQIAEECGITRPILDTAATPLGLGSGGSYREILACKAIHGLPTGGAYHNMTVSWTWLKRWKGTSKTPSVQAAGYKGKDALLEQMGHHYIGGMDGMRQAAWSAPDIGCNMIASTLGADLIMYGPIENVEAMITAQAYTDITVLEATRQLGVECKSESHPIFKLI
- a CDS encoding tetrahydromethanopterin S-methyltransferase subunit F, which encodes MAEEEKSAGPVRMVAIDNMVENVRYKSQILARTNKVESASSTNGLIAFVAGLLVAVILIVVPALLI
- a CDS encoding DUF2769 domain-containing protein; translated protein: MASCICNTCTSFTNGAKTANENSYCSHGSSFQFSVSKNCKCPTCDLGKQAGVSHMQFCTKGSDKSQKFDDTHK